The DNA region GGAAAGGGTTCTGGAACTTATTGAAGCTCTCGATGAACGGAACCAACATCAGACCAAGAGGAACAAGAGTCTGGAGAGCGATTCCCAGAAGCTTGTTAGGAACAACCCTCAGGATCTGGAAAACGGGATACAGATACCACTCAGGAAGAATTTCCAGAGGCGTTGCGAAGGGATCTGCCTTATCGCCAAGCATGGCTGGGTCAAGGACGGCCAGACCAACAATGCAGGCAATCGTGCCCAGGATTACGACCGGAAAGATGTAAAGCAGATCGTTAGGCCAGGCAGGTTCGCCGTAATAGTTGTGGCCCATGCCCTTGGCGAGCTTGGCGCGCATTTTGGGATCAGTCAGATCCGGCTTCTTGAGGATGTGCATGGATCAGGGGTTGATGTTTGAACCTTAAGCAGACCAGGTGGGCTGAACAGCAGAGCGCTCAGAGACTGAAACGGATCACAAGGGTCCAGAAATACCTTGCTTCCGGATCATCAGGAAGTGCATCAGCATGAAGACCGCCAGAAGCCATGGCATCACAAAGGTGTGAAGGCTGTAGAAGCGAGTGAGTGTGGACTGGCCGACGCTTTCACCGCCACGGAGCAGTTCAACCATGAAGTCTCCAACCACTGGAATGGCAGCAGGAACGCCTGAAACGATCTTCACAGCCCAGTAGCCAACCTGATCCCAAGGAAGGGAATAGCCCGTCACGCCAAAGGAGACAGTGATCACGGCCATGGTGACACCGGTGACCCAGGTGAGTTCACGCGGGCGCTTGAAACCACCAGTCAGATAGACGCGGAACACGTGGAGGATCAGCATCAGCACCATCATCGAGGCACTCCAGCGATGAACCGAACGGATCAACCATCCGAAACTCACATCCGTCATCAGGTATTGAACGGATGTGTAGGCCTCAGCAACCGTGGGCTTGTAGTAGAAGGTCATCGCGAAGCCTGTCGCGAACTGAATCAGGAAGCACACAAGTGTGATTCCACCGAGACAGTAAAAAATGTTGACGTGTGGAGGCACGTACTTGCTGCTGATGTCATCAGCAATGTCCTGAATTTCAAGACGTTCCTGGAACCAGTCGTAGACAGGTGAGGAGTTCGCCATGCAGAGGTGGGCTTGGATTGCGAGAGTCTACCGATGTCGTTCCAGTTGAGGGCATGGATGAAGCCAATGTTGCCGACTGTTAACGGATGGTCAGATCGTCTGCGACGTCTGGCTTTTGGTTTGGCGAGTGCCATTCTCATCGTTCTGCTTGCCAGCCCGCACGCCCTGGCACTTAACGATGCCCAACAACTGGTGGTGGAAAGCTGGCGGTTGGTGAATCAGGGTTATCTGGACCCTGAACAGTTCGATCGGATCCGCTGGAAGCGCCTTCGTCAGAAGGCACTTGAAAACACAATTGAAAGCAGCGAAGAGGCCTACAGCGCTATCGAAGCGATGTTACTGCCGCTGAATGACCCCTATACCCGCCTGCTGAAACCTGCGGATTACGAGGTCATGAAGGCCAGTAACGAAGGGAATCTCAGCGGTGTTGGCCTGCAACTCGGCCATCGCCAAGACAGCAATGCAACCGTGGTAATTGCCCCTCTGGAAGGATCTCCTGCGGCCGACGCCGGCATCGTCAGCGGGACTGAGGTCTTGGCAGTGAATGGAGAAGCTGTAGAGATGCTCGGGCTCGAAACGACTGCGGCACGTCTCCGGGGAGCTGTGGGAACCCAAGTGGTGCTCACAGTGCTGCCGCCAAAGGAGGAGGAGCAGCAGGAGATCACCCTGGAACGACGCAACATCGATCTGCGGCCGGTGCGGACACGGCGGCTGCGCAGTGACACCCACACACTCGGTTACATCCGAATCACACAGTTCAGTGAGGGGGTCCCCGAACAGGTTCGCGAAGCCATCGACGAATTATCCGACAAGAGCGTTGAGGGGCTGGTGCTGGATCTACGCAACAACTCGGGGGGGCTTGTCAGCGCAGGACTTGCGGTTGCCGATGCATTCCTGGATCAGCAACCGATTGTGGAAACCCGAAATCGCAGCGGCATCGCCGATCCAATCCAGGCAGGGCCTGACATGCTTTACACCGGACCGATGGTGACGCTCGTTAATGGCGGTACCGCAAGCGCCAGCGAAATTCTTGCGGGCGCCCTTCAGGACGACGAACGATCGCTGCTGCTCGGAAGCAACACCTTCGGCAAAGGCTTGATTCAAACCCTGACCAACCTCAGTGATGGCAGTGGACTCGCCGTGACTGTGGCGGGCTATGTCACCCCCAGTGGTCGGGACATTCAGGGCGAAGGCATCACTCCGGACAGGATCCTGGACGGACCGGAACCCCTGAATCCCGGCGGAGAAGGCGATCGTTGGCTCACGGACGCCGAACTGGTGCTCCAGTCGATGATTGATCAGGAAGCCAGTCAGGCCAGTGCAGATCCAATGCCGATCACGGACGGCGTGGAAGCGGAGCCGATGAGCTGAATGGGCTCCCGCACCTATCACGACCCACTCCATCACGGCATCAGCCTGGACGCCGATCAACCAGCCGAAGCCATGGTTCTCGCGCTTGTGGATTCGGCTCCTTTTCAACGACTCAGGCGTATCCGCCAGCTCGGCCCAGCATTCCTCACGTTCCACGGCGCCGAGTCCAGTCGGTTCACCCACTCGCTGGGTGTCTTTGCCATCGCGCGCCGAGCGATGGGTCGCCTGATTGAGCTCGATCCCTCCCTGGACAAACAAAAGGGCGTGCTTTACGCCGCCGCTCTACTCCATGACCTAGGCCATGCCCCCCTCAGCCATTCAGGCGAGGAGATGTTTGGCACGCAACACGAACAGTGGTCAGCACGTGTGATCCGGGAACACCCAGACATCCAGGCCCCCCTCGAACAGTTTTCAACAGGCACCGCTGCCTTAGTAGCGGATCTTCTGGAACATGGCCGTGCGGAACGGGGCGTGATCAAGGCCCTGGTGAGTAGCCAACTTGACTGCGATCGTCTGGATTACCTCTTACGCGACAGCTACAGCACAGGTGCCCGATACGGCCAGCTTGATCTTGATCGCATCCTCGGTGCGATCACCCTGGCACCCGATGGTGAACTGGCCATTCATCCAAAGGGCCTGATGGCGGTGGAGCACTACCTGGTGGTCCGGAGCCTGATGTACCGCAGCGTTTATAACCATCGCCTCAATGTGGTTTGCAATTGGTTGCTGGATCAGTTGATCCGCCAGGCACGCCTGCTGGGCCCCAGTCGAATCTGGGCAGACAAAATCATGCGGGCGTGGCTGTGGCAGACCCAGGAGCTCGACCTCCAGAGCTACCTCGCGAATGACGACCTGCGCACCGGTTATCACTTTCAGAGATGGAGAGAGGAAGCACCGCAGCCACTTGCCGAACTCTGCGATCGATTTCTGAACCGCCGACTGTTCAAAGCGCTCGATGTCAGCCAGATGGATGCATCAACGCAGTTGGAACTGCTGGCTAAAGCGCAGACGCTTGCGGCTGCAGAAGGCCTCGACCCTGAGATGTGTTGCGGACTTCGACACCATCAGATCCGGGGCTATTACCCCTATCGAAGTGGATTGCGCCTTTGGGACGGTCAAAGCCTTCAGGCGCTCGAGCAATGCTCGCCACTGGTCAACAGCCTCGCGATTCCCGCGGCGTCAGCCTGGTTGATTCACCCGGGAGACATCACAACCGAACTCCATATGGCCATGGCCAGCATTCGCTAGGCGGATGATCTCCCTACGCTCCCGCCATGACCGCTGAACCAACACCTCAGGTGCCTTACTGCCTCAGGCTGCCGGCGTTCCGGTCCGTGTCGTGGCAGCAATGGCTTCCGGCACGGCTGCCATCTCTCCCTCCAGGAGACATCGACCTCGATACAGCTGACTGGAGCCTGAGCTGTCGTGATTTGGACGAACTTCTGCATGCTTTGCATCAGGCTGGCCATAGCGTTCAGCTGTTGGTCACGCGCTGCCGCAACACGTTGATCAGCGCAGCTGCACTGGGTTTGCCTGTTCGTGAGGCCAGTAATGAAATCCCCACTATTGAAGCCAGAGACGATCAGCAGAACGAGGCCATAACCAATGTTGACCTCACGGTTCATCGGGGAACCTTGAGATCCGGTGATCACATCGAAACTCAGGGGCACCTGCTGATCGTGGGGGATGTCAATCCTGGAGGATCGGCATCGGCCGAGGGAGATGTCTACGTCTGGGGGCGTCTACGAGGCAGGGCCCACGCAGGCAGCAAGGGCAACAGCAGCGCCAAGATCGTGGCATTGCAGCTGAGACCACTTCAATTGCGGATTGCGGAGCTTGTGGCGCGAGGTCCAGAAGAACAGCCGCAGCCTGGGCTTGCCGAGCAAGCTTGCATTCAGGATGGTGCCATCTCCATCGAGCCAGCCAGTCCGCCCTTCCTACCTCAGTAAATCTGATCAATTTCAGGCGGACGGGACGAATCAATGCCATTAAGGTGGCGCGATCAAAACGGGACCCCGTGACCAATTCGCGAACGATCCTGATCTGCTCGGGAAAGGGTGGTGTCGGCAAGACCACCCTCACTGCCAATCTCGGCATCGCTCTGGCCGGGCAAGGGGCTCGAACCGTGGTTCTCGATGCGGACTTCGGCCTCAGAAATCTCGATCTGCTGCTTGGACTCGAGAATCGAATCGTGTTCACCGCACAGGAAGTGCTGGCAGAAACCTGCCGCCTTGACCAGGCACTGGTCAAGCACAAGCAAGAGCCGAACCTGGCACTGCTGCCTGCGGGGAATCCGCGGATGCTCGAGTGGTTGAAACCTGAAGACATGCAGACCATTGCTGGAATGCTGTCTGAGCGTTTCGACTACGTTCTGATCGATTGCCCAGCAGGTATCGAGGACGGCTTTAAGAATGCTGTAGCGGCCGCGAAGGAAGCGATCGTGATCACGACGCCGGAAGTATCGGCAGTCAGAGATGCCGATCGAGTGATCGGATTACTCAACACCCATGGGGTGTCACCCGTTCAGCTCGTGCTGAATAGGGTCAGACCAAAAATGATGGCCAATCAAGAGATGTTGGCTGTCGACGACGTCACCGACATCCTTGCTCTACCGCTTCTTGGCCTGGTTCTTGAAGATGAGCAGGTCATTGTCAGCACCAACCGAGGTGAACCCCTGACACTCAATGGAAGTGCTTCTCCTGCTGCCAAGGCTTACGGGCATATCGCCCGACGTCTCCAGGGAGAGGACGTCCCCCTCATGGACCCTGCAAAGGACGGACGACGCGGCATTCGCGCCAGGGTGCGCCAACTGATGCAAACCAAGATTTTCTGAACGCCATGACCTTGCAAGACTTGATCGACAAAATCCTGCGCCGTCAACCCGCCAGTGCAACCACCGCACGTGAACGCTTGCAACTGGTTTTGGCCCACGATCGCAGCGACCTGAGCCCTGAAACTCTGGATCAGATGCGACGCGAAATCTTTGAGGTCGTGGCCAAATATGTGGACATTGATCTCGAGGAAGGCGATGTGAGCCTGGAAACCGAAGATCGCGTCACAGCACTTGTGGCCAATCTGCCGATCCGACGTTCAATGGCGACCAGCTCACAGGATTGACGGCACGCGCTTGAGGGGAATCCCAAGAGGAGGACTTCCCTCGATCCATGACGAACTTTCAGCTCACACCAGCCGAAATTGGCGTGCTCAATCTGTTACTGCAGGGCTGCAGCAACCGTGCCATCGCTGAAGCACTGTTTCTGAGTGTGCGCACGGTTGAAAGCCATATCAGCAGTTGCCTCGCAAAGACAGGCTGTCGTTCACGACTGGAGCTCTGCCTCTTGTGGATTAAGACGACCACAGAGGACAACCGGATGTGCGCCAGTAGAGTTCCTTCATTGCCGGCTTAGCTCAGTGGTAGAGCAGCGCTTTTGTAAAGCGAAGGTCGTCGGTTCAAATCCGTCAGCCGGCTTATCGGGACTGAAATTCCATTGTTCAAGGCTTTTTATCGGAATCAGTGCGCCCCGCAAGAAACCAGATTCCCAGCAAGCCCAATAACAAGGGCAGCGCCCTCAGTTCGAACAGGGGCGTGAACCATCTGATAGCTGGTTCTAGCGTCCAGTGAAAGAGGGCCTGGAGCAGCAGCACAAGCGCAATCAGCCAGAGCATGGGGGAGATCTCTCAATCACATCAACCATCACAGCGCCCTGGCGCAGCAGTTGCCAGCATCCAGGAGATTTCCAGCCAATCACAGTGCTCGCCAGTCCAGAGGGGTTGGGCCAGGGCAGCGGAGACAGCAGCGGCAGATCTGAAAAAGCAGCAGCGGCTTCCGCTGCAGTCTGACTTGGCGGAGCACCCGCAGGATTGGCACTTGTTGTCGCCAATGGACCGCTCTGCATCAGCAGGGCTCGGGTGAGATCACAATCTGGGATGCGCATTCCCAGGGTTCCTTGACCCGGATTGAGGCTCTGAGTCAGACGCCCCTCCACAGGAAGCACCAGAGTGAGTGCGCCTGGCCAGAAGCGACGGGCGAGCGGTTCTGCATCATTCCTGGCGTCTTCACTGGTGAGCGCCAGCAACTGATCAGCCTCAGCTGCCATCAGGATCAGAGGTTTGTCCTGCGGACGCTGCTTGAGGGTCCAGATCTGTGCCGCATGGTCAGGCACTGCAGCAAGGGCCGGCAAGGTGTCTGTGGGCAACAGAGCTGCCCCACCACCCCTGAGATGCCTGGCCAACTCCATGGCTGACATCAATGAGGGCTTGTCATGGGTCATGAGGAAGACCGAAGAACAAAATCAGCGTCAAAGGCGACGCCTCGCGACAGCAAAACGATTGACGCCGCTGAGATCGGAGCGGGGTGTGGACAACACAAGTCCTGCAGAGCGCATCAGGCCAAGCACCTGATCACTCTGATCGTGATGATGCTCGAGCAACAACCATCCGCCTGGAGAAAGTGCCTGAGGGGCCAAGTCCAAAATCGCTCTGCAGCCATCCAAACCATCTTCACCACCACACAGAGCCTGCCTTGGTTCATGGTCGCGAACGAGAGGATCGAGCTCGTCCACAACATGGGAGGGGATGTAGGGCGGATTAGCGACAACGAGGTCGAACTGTCCCCACCAAGGTTCTAGGGGATCC from Synechococcus sp. UW179A includes:
- the ctpZ gene encoding carboxyl-terminal processing protease CtpZ; translation: MLPTVNGWSDRLRRLAFGLASAILIVLLASPHALALNDAQQLVVESWRLVNQGYLDPEQFDRIRWKRLRQKALENTIESSEEAYSAIEAMLLPLNDPYTRLLKPADYEVMKASNEGNLSGVGLQLGHRQDSNATVVIAPLEGSPAADAGIVSGTEVLAVNGEAVEMLGLETTAARLRGAVGTQVVLTVLPPKEEEQQEITLERRNIDLRPVRTRRLRSDTHTLGYIRITQFSEGVPEQVREAIDELSDKSVEGLVLDLRNNSGGLVSAGLAVADAFLDQQPIVETRNRSGIADPIQAGPDMLYTGPMVTLVNGGTASASEILAGALQDDERSLLLGSNTFGKGLIQTLTNLSDGSGLAVTVAGYVTPSGRDIQGEGITPDRILDGPEPLNPGGEGDRWLTDAELVLQSMIDQEASQASADPMPITDGVEAEPMS
- the minD gene encoding septum site-determining protein MinD, whose protein sequence is MTNSRTILICSGKGGVGKTTLTANLGIALAGQGARTVVLDADFGLRNLDLLLGLENRIVFTAQEVLAETCRLDQALVKHKQEPNLALLPAGNPRMLEWLKPEDMQTIAGMLSERFDYVLIDCPAGIEDGFKNAVAAAKEAIVITTPEVSAVRDADRVIGLLNTHGVSPVQLVLNRVRPKMMANQEMLAVDDVTDILALPLLGLVLEDEQVIVSTNRGEPLTLNGSASPAAKAYGHIARRLQGEDVPLMDPAKDGRRGIRARVRQLMQTKIF
- the petB gene encoding cytochrome b6 → MANSSPVYDWFQERLEIQDIADDISSKYVPPHVNIFYCLGGITLVCFLIQFATGFAMTFYYKPTVAEAYTSVQYLMTDVSFGWLIRSVHRWSASMMVLMLILHVFRVYLTGGFKRPRELTWVTGVTMAVITVSFGVTGYSLPWDQVGYWAVKIVSGVPAAIPVVGDFMVELLRGGESVGQSTLTRFYSLHTFVMPWLLAVFMLMHFLMIRKQGISGPL
- a CDS encoding HD domain-containing protein — translated: MGSRTYHDPLHHGISLDADQPAEAMVLALVDSAPFQRLRRIRQLGPAFLTFHGAESSRFTHSLGVFAIARRAMGRLIELDPSLDKQKGVLYAAALLHDLGHAPLSHSGEEMFGTQHEQWSARVIREHPDIQAPLEQFSTGTAALVADLLEHGRAERGVIKALVSSQLDCDRLDYLLRDSYSTGARYGQLDLDRILGAITLAPDGELAIHPKGLMAVEHYLVVRSLMYRSVYNHRLNVVCNWLLDQLIRQARLLGPSRIWADKIMRAWLWQTQELDLQSYLANDDLRTGYHFQRWREEAPQPLAELCDRFLNRRLFKALDVSQMDASTQLELLAKAQTLAAAEGLDPEMCCGLRHHQIRGYYPYRSGLRLWDGQSLQALEQCSPLVNSLAIPAASAWLIHPGDITTELHMAMASIR
- the minE gene encoding cell division topological specificity factor MinE; amino-acid sequence: MTLQDLIDKILRRQPASATTARERLQLVLAHDRSDLSPETLDQMRREIFEVVAKYVDIDLEEGDVSLETEDRVTALVANLPIRRSMATSSQD
- a CDS encoding L-threonylcarbamoyladenylate synthase; the encoded protein is MTHDKPSLMSAMELARHLRGGGAALLPTDTLPALAAVPDHAAQIWTLKQRPQDKPLILMAAEADQLLALTSEDARNDAEPLARRFWPGALTLVLPVEGRLTQSLNPGQGTLGMRIPDCDLTRALLMQSGPLATTSANPAGAPPSQTAAEAAAAFSDLPLLSPLPWPNPSGLASTVIGWKSPGCWQLLRQGAVMVDVIERSPPCSG
- a CDS encoding response regulator transcription factor, yielding MTNFQLTPAEIGVLNLLLQGCSNRAIAEALFLSVRTVESHISSCLAKTGCRSRLELCLLWIKTTTEDNRMCASRVPSLPA
- the petD gene encoding cytochrome b6-f complex subunit IV, which encodes MHILKKPDLTDPKMRAKLAKGMGHNYYGEPAWPNDLLYIFPVVILGTIACIVGLAVLDPAMLGDKADPFATPLEILPEWYLYPVFQILRVVPNKLLGIALQTLVPLGLMLVPFIESFNKFQNPFRRPVAMAVFLFGTATTIYLGIGAAMPIDKSLTLGLF
- the minC gene encoding septum site-determining protein MinC, translating into MTAEPTPQVPYCLRLPAFRSVSWQQWLPARLPSLPPGDIDLDTADWSLSCRDLDELLHALHQAGHSVQLLVTRCRNTLISAAALGLPVREASNEIPTIEARDDQQNEAITNVDLTVHRGTLRSGDHIETQGHLLIVGDVNPGGSASAEGDVYVWGRLRGRAHAGSKGNSSAKIVALQLRPLQLRIAELVARGPEEQPQPGLAEQACIQDGAISIEPASPPFLPQ